A single Kitasatospora kifunensis DNA region contains:
- a CDS encoding MarR family winged helix-turn-helix transcriptional regulator, translating into MPEPARDTALDQLARAAYSLSAADSRLRGRATRTPGALSLTHARALRVLAETGPLPIGRLATATETTGAATTQLVNGLAAAGYVTRERPADDKRSVLVALTDAGRRRHHERQAGLTRALDAALARHDTAALEAATDVLRQLAAIYDQL; encoded by the coding sequence ATGCCCGAACCCGCCCGCGACACGGCCCTCGACCAGCTCGCCCGCGCCGCCTACAGCCTCAGCGCCGCCGACTCCCGCCTGCGAGGACGCGCCACCCGCACCCCCGGCGCGCTCTCCCTCACCCACGCCCGCGCCCTGCGCGTGCTCGCCGAGACGGGCCCGCTGCCGATCGGCCGGCTCGCCACCGCCACCGAGACCACCGGCGCAGCCACCACCCAACTGGTCAACGGCCTGGCCGCAGCCGGCTACGTCACCCGCGAACGCCCCGCCGACGACAAGAGATCCGTCCTGGTCGCCCTCACCGACGCCGGCCGCCGCCGCCACCACGAGCGCCAGGCCGGCCTGACCCGGGCACTCGATGCCGCACTCGCACGCCACGACACCGCCGCCCTGGAAGCCGCAACCGACGTCCTGCGGCAACTCGCCGCCATCTACGACCAGCTCTGA
- a CDS encoding NAD(P)/FAD-dependent oxidoreductase — MTRLTGPRVAVIGAGLLGASTAFHLARRGARVEIVERSAPASGTSGASFARISALHKLPRAYFELNHAGLRAWHDFARSMPALPGLNPGLHLSGPNPPGLYLCGSHVCGDTGDFAEHLRTIEAWGATVRPPSTGQLGPEVGGPVRLGADTLVAQLPEEGWVDVPVMVDALLTAARRDGAVLHLGREIVGMDVTASGPLITLADGGQLAVEAVVNAAGPRSDTVARLVGRRLPLAPSRGLLVDLDITGCPVRPAMVETPQATVRPAGPARVQARADAIDAELNSSDGELAPDAVASWARQVARVVGQVLPSLSRATVVGHRVGIRSMPADGYPSVGAVRDLPGYYEVVSHSGVTLGALLGHLLAEELLTGTRDPLLTPYTPDRFTSAGVRPIVN; from the coding sequence ATGACGCGGCTCACCGGCCCCCGGGTCGCGGTGATCGGCGCGGGCCTGCTGGGTGCGTCCACCGCCTTCCACCTCGCCCGGCGCGGCGCCCGGGTGGAGATCGTCGAGAGGTCGGCGCCCGCGAGCGGCACCTCCGGCGCCAGCTTCGCCAGGATCAGCGCCCTGCACAAGCTGCCGCGCGCGTACTTCGAGCTCAACCACGCAGGCCTGCGCGCCTGGCACGACTTCGCGCGGAGCATGCCCGCACTGCCGGGCCTGAACCCCGGTCTGCACCTTTCCGGTCCGAACCCGCCCGGCCTGTACCTGTGCGGCAGCCACGTCTGCGGAGACACCGGTGACTTCGCGGAACACCTGCGCACGATCGAGGCGTGGGGCGCCACGGTACGTCCACCTTCAACAGGCCAGCTCGGCCCGGAGGTTGGCGGCCCCGTGCGGCTCGGAGCGGACACGCTGGTGGCGCAGCTGCCGGAGGAGGGCTGGGTCGACGTCCCGGTGATGGTCGACGCCCTGCTGACGGCCGCGCGGCGGGACGGAGCCGTCCTCCACCTCGGCCGCGAGATCGTCGGCATGGACGTCACCGCCTCCGGCCCGCTGATCACCCTCGCCGACGGCGGGCAGCTGGCCGTGGAAGCCGTGGTCAACGCCGCCGGCCCCCGGTCGGACACGGTCGCGCGCCTGGTCGGTCGGCGGCTGCCGCTCGCCCCGTCGCGGGGCCTTCTCGTCGACCTGGACATCACCGGATGCCCGGTCCGCCCGGCGATGGTGGAGACACCGCAGGCCACCGTGCGGCCTGCCGGACCCGCCCGCGTCCAGGCCCGCGCCGACGCCATCGACGCCGAACTGAACAGCTCTGATGGCGAGTTGGCGCCGGATGCGGTTGCTTCGTGGGCACGCCAGGTGGCACGCGTCGTCGGGCAGGTCCTGCCCTCCTTGAGCCGGGCGACGGTGGTGGGGCATCGGGTCGGCATCCGCTCCATGCCCGCCGACGGCTACCCGAGCGTCGGCGCGGTTCGGGACCTGCCCGGCTACTACGAGGTCGTGAGCCACAGCGGAGTGACCCTCGGCGCGCTCCTGGGCCACCTGCTCGCCGAGGAGCTCCTGACCGGAACCCGCGATCCACTGCTGACGCCGTACACCCCCGACCGCTTCACCTCCGCCGGTGTTCGACCCATCGTCAATTAA
- a CDS encoding threonine synthase, with protein sequence MTSLLRYDELMGSVRSVGSGGSFTIACVLCGRAESEDHRIRCEDCGGALDAVHDLRQAGPRPSPNPLLRYFDMLPLREPDSVCWLGEGNTPCVHAERLGAEVGLSRLFLKEEGANPTRSTKDRIASVGMSRFAEIGVKAMVIASTGNSSTAYARAAQLLGGVNLHVFSGRHFLPRLNYPDHPAVTTHVVDGGFDAAGAAARRFATEQGMYFEGGFFSLTRREGLKLAYLEAFDQLPVAPEFVFQAVSSGMGLLGGYKGALEYHRLGRLPSVPRFVGVQQDSCAPMVHAFEESASAIAERHVVRNPSGIAQAILRGNPTESYPYIRAVCADSGGTMTRADEAAIRRARHLLAEREGIRGCHAAATALAGAIRLRREGLLSEDTPVLVNLTGADRPLAPVPRDLVVHTADVTR encoded by the coding sequence ATGACGTCCTTGCTGCGCTACGACGAACTCATGGGGTCCGTCCGCTCCGTCGGGAGCGGGGGGAGCTTCACGATCGCCTGTGTGCTGTGCGGGCGCGCGGAGAGCGAGGACCACCGGATCCGCTGCGAGGACTGCGGCGGCGCGTTGGATGCCGTGCATGACCTACGGCAGGCAGGTCCGCGCCCCTCCCCCAATCCGCTGCTGCGCTACTTCGACATGCTTCCACTGCGCGAGCCGGACTCGGTGTGCTGGCTCGGCGAGGGCAACACGCCGTGTGTGCATGCCGAGCGGCTGGGCGCGGAGGTGGGGCTCAGCCGGCTCTTCCTCAAGGAGGAGGGCGCCAACCCGACGCGGTCGACCAAGGACCGGATCGCCTCGGTGGGCATGTCGCGGTTCGCCGAGATCGGGGTGAAGGCGATGGTGATCGCGTCCACCGGGAACAGTTCCACCGCCTACGCGCGCGCCGCGCAGCTGCTCGGCGGAGTGAACCTGCACGTCTTCAGCGGCCGGCACTTCCTGCCCCGGCTCAACTACCCCGACCACCCCGCGGTGACCACGCACGTGGTCGACGGTGGGTTCGACGCGGCGGGAGCCGCCGCGCGGCGCTTCGCGACGGAGCAAGGCATGTACTTCGAGGGCGGGTTCTTCAGCCTGACCCGCCGCGAGGGCCTCAAGCTCGCCTACCTGGAGGCGTTCGACCAGCTGCCGGTGGCACCGGAGTTCGTCTTCCAGGCGGTGAGCAGCGGCATGGGTCTGCTGGGCGGCTACAAAGGGGCACTGGAGTATCACCGGCTCGGCAGGCTCCCGAGCGTGCCCCGGTTCGTCGGCGTCCAGCAGGACAGCTGCGCGCCCATGGTGCACGCGTTCGAGGAGTCGGCGTCGGCGATCGCCGAACGCCATGTCGTGCGCAACCCGTCGGGCATCGCGCAGGCCATCCTGCGTGGCAACCCGACGGAGAGCTATCCCTACATCCGAGCGGTCTGCGCCGACAGCGGAGGCACCATGACCAGAGCCGACGAGGCCGCCATCCGCCGGGCGCGCCACCTGCTGGCGGAGCGGGAGGGAATCCGCGGCTGCCACGCCGCCGCGACCGCCCTGGCCGGCGCGATCCGACTGCGCCGCGAGGGGCTGCTCAGCGAGGACACGCCCGTGCTGGTCAACCTCACCGGCGCCGATCGGCCCCTCGCCCCGGTGCCCCGGGACCTGGTGGTGCACACCGCGGACGTGACGCGATGA
- a CDS encoding protein phosphatase 2C domain-containing protein — translation MRAPAGRIVAGAVVQGTSHLATGRGCQDAFRAASSPDGSALILAVADGAGSRERSALGAHLAVDVACRLLAADPPSADAGPAEWAAWLGERAGAVLDAYLLGVRALLGAEGQGSGAGEGSQGPAGAAEEGTLAAALAAALVRPPWVAFLQVGDCFGAVLTRQDGEQEQCRLALPAQHPADFLSTPGARDRVVTSVLHERWLSGVVLATDGCAPLALDHPSVLGLPVESGPLPSPRFFQPLAAALRANGGNAEPLRALLSGPQAARSGDDLTVLCALSPGGGPWS, via the coding sequence ATGAGGGCTCCGGCCGGCCGGATCGTGGCGGGCGCGGTGGTCCAGGGCACCAGCCACCTGGCCACCGGGCGCGGCTGCCAGGACGCCTTCAGGGCGGCCTCCTCCCCCGACGGCTCGGCGCTGATCCTGGCCGTCGCGGACGGCGCGGGCAGCCGGGAGCGCAGCGCGCTCGGCGCGCACCTGGCGGTGGACGTGGCCTGCCGGCTGCTGGCGGCCGATCCGCCCTCGGCTGACGCCGGGCCGGCCGAGTGGGCGGCCTGGTTGGGCGAACGGGCTGGTGCGGTGCTGGACGCGTACCTGCTCGGGGTGCGGGCACTGCTCGGGGCCGAGGGCCAGGGGAGCGGGGCGGGCGAGGGGAGCCAAGGGCCTGCCGGCGCGGCCGAGGAGGGCACCCTGGCCGCCGCCCTGGCCGCCGCGCTCGTGCGACCGCCGTGGGTGGCCTTCCTCCAGGTCGGGGACTGCTTCGGCGCGGTGCTGACCCGCCAGGACGGCGAGCAGGAGCAGTGCCGGCTCGCGCTGCCCGCCCAGCACCCCGCCGACTTCCTCTCCACGCCCGGCGCCCGGGATCGGGTGGTGACCTCGGTACTGCACGAGCGGTGGCTGAGCGGCGTGGTGCTGGCCACCGACGGCTGCGCACCGCTGGCGCTCGACCACCCCTCGGTCCTGGGCCTCCCGGTGGAGAGCGGGCCGCTGCCCTCGCCGCGCTTCTTCCAACCGCTCGCCGCCGCGCTGCGTGCCAACGGCGGCAACGCCGAGCCGCTGCGCGCGCTGCTCTCCGGCCCCCAGGCGGCCCGCAGCGGCGACGACCTGACGGTACTCTGCGCGCTCTCCCCCGGCGGTGGCCCGTGGTCGTGA
- a CDS encoding CHAT domain-containing protein produces MTESQNLSSEDHFNADGGIDGVRLWAASAAERAELLLLPDPAAPPRPAPAEAGSRDQLIGELTQLEGLLGATEALRPVLAARLGGLLGGRYLHQGESADRERAIRLLREARSGTPALSRWEAQRAALMLALLLMPLPQSPAGGRRDFAAVLDFQAANGDALHPKNPDLAEVHTLLTELDGGPWPAEIAQKLGLMRMALGLAAGGTDEFLAGFGSLLDALPPDFPFRGQLNVLRDFIPEPGQGPAEAQPAPEPDPAAEREQDERIRALLLATVDLSVPGSLSREQAGELADLVRSERLHRPDDPDAAAPDAMTYAALQVSEALREHDLGSLAEAIERLRHTGERLSPASDWHPYLTALGPMALTLSRTLGGNLQDQQAAEQQLAAVLEQLGQGSTLTPGSATIAQLFVLMLRANRLGQEEDTAGLEQCLAELLTLREAGLKDEALAMSGLVLGQIYQRLGQLRGDAQLMETGMDHTIATAQAMAPVADGLGLLEPWLTGLTAVQAGLTQDPELLRERLDAPVEERPTGALGQHVAASLHSLAHAVQAELTGDHLHLDRAIAELTAVRESARQRGGGFGDADLLWSLADLHRRRDNPELDDQAHAAQAMVESFEALAADVLLEAGAEHRLLTARDGASRALQAAWWAGSRGQAERAVTMLELGRSMVLQATAAAAELPELLAARGHPELADAWRQTATGTAAPTSVPSRLRRQALDALGYGAGSGPFEPATLAELNAGLRPSKADALVYLLPGAGTAPGLAIVLGPDRQPGVLALPLLAADQRAPLEHYLDVCAERSRLLEADPERRLPAVEARWEQALSELADWALPAAVGPVLRCVAELLESNPEADPEADPDRHRDRHRGRSGGPRLVLVPCGNLGVVPWHAARLPAGDPHRYVCEFAVLSYAASGREFLRAAARERLAPGGRAVLVADPRLDLARAEQEVLALRAGCYPDAELYGEYYELTDPPLGAGTPEELLTLLPDARSAARRPVSVLHIASHGSAGVRPTVSALNLAVPTGSSPVPPGAPDAGMLTVSRLLDRPATGVATATAGPLVVLSACETDLSTRDHDEALTLATAFLTAGAKDVVGSRWTTRDGASALMMAVFHHHLAVHGRSPADALQAAQRWMLDPGRTAPPGLGPELLREIGQPQLDQLPVWAAFVHQGHPGAAAHPEKEAEV; encoded by the coding sequence ATGACGGAGAGTCAAAACCTGTCCTCAGAAGATCATTTCAATGCGGACGGGGGAATCGACGGGGTGCGGCTGTGGGCCGCCTCGGCCGCCGAGCGGGCCGAGCTGCTGCTCCTGCCGGATCCGGCGGCGCCGCCCCGGCCGGCGCCGGCCGAGGCGGGGAGCCGGGACCAGCTGATCGGCGAACTCACGCAGCTGGAGGGACTGCTGGGGGCCACGGAGGCTCTGCGGCCGGTGCTGGCGGCGCGGCTGGGCGGGCTGCTCGGGGGGCGCTACCTGCACCAGGGCGAGAGCGCGGACCGGGAGCGGGCGATCCGGCTGCTCCGGGAGGCCCGGTCCGGCACTCCCGCACTGTCGCGCTGGGAGGCGCAGCGGGCCGCGCTGATGCTCGCCCTGCTGCTGATGCCGCTGCCGCAGTCCCCCGCAGGCGGGCGGCGCGACTTCGCCGCAGTACTCGATTTCCAGGCCGCGAACGGGGACGCGCTGCATCCGAAGAACCCGGACCTCGCCGAGGTTCACACTCTGCTGACCGAGCTGGACGGCGGGCCGTGGCCCGCCGAGATCGCCCAGAAACTGGGCCTGATGCGCATGGCGCTCGGTCTGGCGGCCGGTGGCACGGACGAGTTCCTCGCCGGCTTCGGGTCGCTGCTGGACGCGCTGCCGCCCGACTTCCCCTTCCGGGGACAGCTGAATGTACTGCGGGACTTCATACCCGAGCCCGGGCAGGGGCCCGCCGAGGCGCAGCCGGCGCCCGAGCCGGACCCCGCGGCTGAGCGGGAGCAGGACGAGCGGATCCGGGCCCTGCTGCTCGCCACGGTCGACCTGTCGGTGCCCGGCTCACTCTCCCGCGAGCAGGCGGGTGAACTCGCGGACCTGGTGCGCAGCGAACGCCTCCACCGTCCGGACGACCCGGATGCCGCGGCCCCGGACGCCATGACGTACGCGGCGCTCCAGGTGAGCGAGGCGCTCCGGGAGCACGACCTGGGGTCGCTGGCCGAGGCGATCGAGCGACTGCGGCACACCGGCGAGCGGCTCTCCCCGGCCAGTGACTGGCACCCGTACCTCACCGCCCTCGGCCCGATGGCGCTGACCCTCTCACGGACCCTGGGCGGTAACCTGCAGGACCAGCAGGCCGCGGAGCAGCAACTGGCCGCGGTACTCGAACAGCTCGGTCAGGGGAGCACGCTGACGCCGGGCAGTGCCACCATCGCGCAGCTGTTCGTTCTCATGCTGCGGGCGAACCGCCTGGGGCAGGAGGAGGACACGGCCGGTCTGGAGCAGTGCCTCGCCGAGCTGCTCACGCTCCGGGAGGCCGGGCTCAAGGACGAGGCACTGGCGATGTCCGGCTTGGTGCTCGGTCAGATCTACCAGCGGCTCGGTCAGCTGCGAGGGGATGCGCAGCTGATGGAGACCGGTATGGACCACACCATCGCGACCGCGCAGGCCATGGCCCCCGTCGCCGACGGCCTGGGCCTGCTCGAACCGTGGCTCACCGGTCTCACGGCGGTCCAGGCCGGCCTGACCCAGGATCCCGAGCTGCTGCGGGAGCGGCTCGATGCACCAGTGGAGGAGCGGCCCACCGGGGCGCTCGGGCAACACGTCGCCGCGAGCCTGCACAGCCTGGCCCATGCGGTGCAGGCCGAACTCACCGGTGACCACCTGCATCTCGACCGCGCCATAGCCGAGTTGACGGCCGTCCGGGAGAGCGCCCGGCAGCGCGGCGGGGGCTTCGGCGACGCCGACCTGCTCTGGTCGCTGGCCGACCTGCACCGCCGGCGCGACAACCCCGAACTCGACGACCAGGCGCACGCCGCGCAGGCCATGGTGGAGTCCTTCGAGGCGCTGGCCGCCGACGTCCTGTTGGAGGCCGGCGCCGAGCACCGGCTGCTGACCGCCCGCGACGGCGCCTCGCGGGCGCTGCAGGCGGCCTGGTGGGCGGGGTCCCGGGGGCAGGCGGAGCGCGCGGTGACCATGCTGGAACTGGGCCGCTCGATGGTGCTGCAGGCCACCGCGGCCGCCGCCGAGTTGCCCGAACTGCTCGCCGCGCGCGGCCACCCGGAGCTGGCCGACGCCTGGCGGCAGACGGCCACCGGCACCGCGGCGCCGACCTCGGTACCCAGCCGGCTGCGCCGTCAGGCGCTGGACGCGCTCGGCTACGGGGCCGGCTCCGGCCCGTTCGAGCCGGCCACCCTGGCAGAGCTGAACGCAGGTCTGCGGCCGTCGAAGGCCGATGCGCTGGTCTACCTGCTGCCGGGCGCCGGAACCGCACCGGGCCTGGCGATCGTCCTCGGTCCCGACCGCCAACCCGGCGTGCTGGCCCTGCCCCTGCTCGCCGCCGACCAGCGGGCCCCGTTGGAGCACTACCTGGACGTCTGCGCCGAGCGCTCCCGGCTGCTCGAGGCCGACCCCGAACGCCGGTTGCCGGCGGTCGAGGCGCGCTGGGAACAGGCGCTCTCCGAGCTGGCCGACTGGGCCCTGCCGGCCGCGGTCGGGCCGGTGCTCCGATGCGTCGCCGAGCTGTTGGAGAGCAACCCCGAGGCCGACCCCGAGGCCGACCCCGACCGGCATCGCGACCGGCATCGCGGCCGCTCCGGCGGGCCACGGCTGGTACTGGTGCCGTGCGGCAACCTCGGTGTGGTGCCGTGGCACGCGGCGCGGCTACCCGCAGGCGACCCGCACCGCTACGTCTGCGAGTTCGCGGTGCTCTCCTACGCCGCCTCCGGCCGGGAGTTCCTGCGGGCGGCGGCCCGCGAGCGGCTCGCGCCGGGCGGGCGGGCGGTCCTGGTGGCCGATCCGCGCCTGGACCTCGCCCGAGCCGAGCAGGAGGTGCTCGCCCTGCGCGCGGGCTGCTATCCGGACGCCGAGCTGTACGGCGAGTACTACGAGCTGACGGACCCTCCGCTCGGCGCCGGCACACCGGAGGAGCTGCTGACCCTGCTGCCCGATGCGCGGTCGGCGGCACGGCGGCCGGTCTCGGTGCTGCACATCGCCTCACACGGCTCGGCGGGCGTGCGGCCCACCGTGTCGGCGCTCAACCTGGCCGTACCGACCGGCAGTTCACCCGTGCCGCCGGGTGCGCCGGACGCCGGGATGCTGACGGTGAGCCGACTGCTGGACCGCCCGGCCACCGGTGTCGCCACCGCAACCGCAGGTCCGCTGGTGGTGCTGAGTGCCTGCGAGACGGATCTGAGCACCCGGGACCACGACGAGGCGCTGACCCTGGCGACGGCCTTCCTGACCGCCGGCGCCAAGGACGTGGTGGGCTCGCGCTGGACCACCAGGGACGGCGCCTCGGCGCTGATGATGGCGGTCTTCCACCACCACCTGGCGGTGCACGGCCGCAGCCCGGCGGACGCCCTGCAGGCCGCGCAGCGCTGGATGCTCGACCCCGGGCGCACCGCCCCGCCGGGCCTGGGCCCGGAACTGCTGCGCGAGATCGGGCAGCCGCAGCTGGACCAGCTGCCGGTGTGGGCGGCCTTCGTCCACCAGGGCCACCCGGGGGCCGCGGCCCACCCGGAGAAGGAGGCGGAGGTATGA
- a CDS encoding alpha/beta hydrolase: MTVRSTGQNWALDIALAQGGFDALHPQAKGTLEQFGHDHTDFDKVFALVQSGAMLPKAWATVAGQAEERAAHHEQGGFARTAADLYVRAAVMWGRAQYSIFDTTDPRKLAFREHANHCVERIGALRDNRVRRVVLDFEGKQLFALLHLPAGEVQGAPAVILGPGMDMIKEDYIYAAERYYTSRGIVALSIEGPGQGESRANGLTVDLTNYERAISRYIDHLASLPEVDPARIGMFGISMSGYWGSRAAATDPRLAALAAFEAVTGDFTTIFERAQPTFKNNYMFMAGYTDEDAFDTELVARMPLGDLVQQITCPVLYGIGEFDELTQLEQALANYERVRAPKEMRVYENEFHPLGGTAAEVFRFGSEWVERALNGEFAEPGRDVRHYVHNDGRTTDGTANPTWWLDTTPAQIGNARQA; the protein is encoded by the coding sequence ATGACTGTTCGTTCGACCGGCCAGAACTGGGCCCTGGACATCGCCCTCGCGCAGGGCGGCTTCGACGCCCTGCACCCCCAGGCCAAGGGCACTCTGGAACAGTTCGGCCACGACCACACCGACTTCGACAAGGTCTTCGCCCTGGTCCAGAGCGGGGCCATGCTGCCCAAGGCATGGGCCACCGTGGCCGGGCAGGCCGAGGAGCGCGCCGCCCACCACGAGCAGGGCGGCTTCGCCCGGACCGCCGCCGACCTCTACGTACGCGCCGCCGTGATGTGGGGCCGCGCTCAGTACTCCATCTTCGACACCACGGACCCGCGCAAGCTGGCCTTCCGCGAGCACGCCAACCACTGCGTCGAGCGCATCGGCGCACTGCGCGACAACCGGGTCCGCCGCGTCGTCCTCGACTTCGAGGGCAAGCAGCTCTTCGCCCTCCTCCACCTGCCGGCCGGCGAGGTCCAGGGCGCCCCCGCCGTCATCCTCGGCCCGGGGATGGACATGATCAAGGAGGACTACATCTACGCGGCCGAGCGCTACTACACCTCGCGTGGCATCGTGGCCCTGTCCATCGAGGGCCCGGGCCAGGGCGAGAGCCGGGCCAACGGACTCACCGTCGACCTGACCAACTACGAGCGCGCCATCAGCCGCTACATCGACCACCTGGCCTCGCTCCCGGAGGTCGACCCGGCCCGGATCGGCATGTTCGGCATCTCGATGAGCGGCTACTGGGGCTCCCGCGCCGCCGCCACCGACCCCCGCCTGGCCGCGCTGGCCGCCTTCGAGGCCGTCACCGGCGACTTCACCACCATCTTCGAGCGCGCCCAGCCCACCTTCAAGAACAACTACATGTTCATGGCCGGCTACACCGACGAGGACGCCTTCGACACCGAACTGGTCGCCCGCATGCCGCTGGGCGACCTCGTCCAGCAGATCACCTGCCCGGTCCTCTACGGCATTGGCGAGTTCGACGAACTCACCCAGCTCGAGCAGGCCCTGGCCAACTACGAGCGCGTCCGCGCGCCCAAGGAGATGCGCGTCTACGAGAACGAGTTCCACCCGCTGGGCGGAACCGCCGCCGAGGTCTTCCGCTTCGGCTCCGAATGGGTCGAGCGCGCACTGAACGGCGAGTTCGCCGAGCCGGGCCGCGACGTGCGCCACTACGTTCACAACGACGGCCGCACCACCGACGGCACCGCCAACCCCACCTGGTGGCTCGACACCACCCCCGCCCAGATCGGCAACGCCCGCCAGGCATAA
- a CDS encoding YciI family protein encodes MFILDLTYIAPLERVDAALPEHSAWLDAHYASGTFLASGRKLPPDGGVIIAVGEDRAKIEEIVRSDPFSVAGVAEYAITEFAASKTVPALESYRQPFPG; translated from the coding sequence ATGTTCATTCTTGATCTGACCTACATCGCGCCCCTCGAGCGCGTCGACGCCGCCCTCCCGGAGCACTCGGCATGGCTGGATGCCCACTACGCCTCGGGCACCTTCCTCGCCTCCGGCAGGAAGCTGCCCCCCGACGGCGGCGTCATCATCGCCGTCGGCGAGGACCGGGCGAAGATCGAAGAGATCGTAAGGAGCGACCCGTTCAGCGTGGCCGGTGTCGCCGAGTACGCGATCACGGAGTTCGCCGCCTCGAAGACCGTTCCGGCGCTGGAATCGTACCGCCAGCCGTTCCCCGGCTGA
- a CDS encoding RES family NAD+ phosphorylase, which yields MTAQLPPPNSTTFLMKPHLETLAAGTELWRCHQTRFPGAQFSPVTADLHFGGSRFDGTALDPYPYLYAAAEQTTALAEVLLRSMPFDTATGTRLIPHARVAGRSLTALRTTVDLVLIRLVSEEDLAAVCQDSWLLETEGIGYAQTRRWAGELRARVPQAQGLLWQSRRHRPRPALVLFGDRCGVEPVKTDPGNSFRLDTPEGTAQANRLLAPLRAALVPLPAVEATAAVAAATS from the coding sequence ATGACCGCCCAGCTCCCTCCCCCCAACTCGACGACCTTCCTGATGAAGCCCCATCTGGAGACCCTGGCGGCCGGTACCGAGCTGTGGCGCTGCCACCAGACCCGGTTCCCCGGCGCGCAGTTCAGCCCGGTCACGGCCGATCTGCACTTCGGCGGCAGCCGCTTCGACGGCACCGCGCTCGACCCGTACCCGTACCTCTACGCGGCCGCCGAGCAGACCACCGCGCTGGCGGAGGTGCTGCTGCGCTCGATGCCCTTCGACACGGCGACCGGCACCCGGCTGATCCCGCACGCCCGGGTGGCAGGGCGCTCGCTGACCGCGCTGCGCACCACCGTGGACCTCGTGCTGATCCGGCTGGTCAGCGAGGAGGACCTGGCCGCCGTCTGCCAGGACTCCTGGCTGTTGGAGACCGAGGGCATCGGCTACGCGCAGACCCGCCGCTGGGCCGGCGAGCTGCGCGCCCGGGTCCCGCAGGCGCAGGGCCTGCTCTGGCAGTCCCGGCGGCACCGGCCACGGCCCGCGCTGGTGCTCTTCGGCGACCGCTGCGGCGTGGAGCCGGTGAAGACCGATCCGGGGAACTCGTTCCGGCTGGACACACCGGAGGGCACGGCGCAGGCGAACCGGCTGCTGGCCCCGCTGCGCGCCGCCCTGGTGCCGCTCCCGGCCGTGGAGGCCACAGCGGCCGTAGCGGCGGCCACGTCATGA
- a CDS encoding vWA domain-containing protein, translating to MSTPTALGFGRGYDERQPVIVLLDTSASMARPAHRPAIADLNRALSDWFDSVRAQPRLRARVEVCLLAFDSQVRVFDPAARVLVPLDQAGPRQLFAPIDGLLPPELHAEGYTNLLPAIRLALELARRRHRELTAQGLPALRPLIWLLTDGAPTDQAGTALTAAELAADAELLRQAERERGCVFFVVGVQGADHGLLKVLAPNATFMLQNLDFSRILDFLFQSVDRVHGGDSATQIHTDVANFARLRLAFNDLLEEER from the coding sequence ATGAGCACCCCGACAGCCCTCGGCTTCGGCCGAGGCTACGACGAGCGACAGCCGGTGATCGTCCTGCTGGACACCTCCGCCTCGATGGCCCGCCCGGCGCACCGTCCCGCGATAGCAGACCTCAACCGGGCGTTGTCCGACTGGTTCGACTCGGTGCGCGCGCAGCCACGGCTGCGCGCACGGGTCGAGGTCTGCCTGCTCGCCTTCGACTCGCAGGTGCGGGTCTTCGACCCGGCTGCCCGGGTGCTGGTGCCGCTCGACCAAGCCGGGCCCCGCCAGCTCTTCGCGCCGATCGACGGGCTGCTGCCGCCCGAGCTGCACGCCGAGGGCTACACCAACCTGCTGCCCGCGATCCGGCTTGCGCTGGAGCTGGCCCGGCGGCGCCACCGGGAGCTGACCGCCCAGGGGCTGCCGGCGCTGCGCCCGCTGATCTGGTTGCTCACCGACGGCGCGCCGACCGACCAGGCCGGCACGGCGCTGACCGCGGCGGAGCTGGCGGCCGACGCCGAGCTGCTGCGGCAGGCGGAGCGCGAGCGCGGCTGCGTCTTCTTCGTGGTCGGCGTGCAGGGGGCCGATCACGGGCTGCTGAAGGTGCTCGCGCCGAACGCCACCTTCATGCTGCAGAACCTCGACTTCAGCCGGATCCTGGACTTCCTCTTCCAGAGCGTCGACCGGGTACACGGCGGCGACTCGGCCACGCAGATCCATACGGACGTGGCCAACTTCGCGCGGCTGCGGCTGGCCTTCAACGACCTCCTCGAGGAGGAGCGATGA